Proteins encoded by one window of Prevotella nigrescens:
- the leuS gene encoding leucine--tRNA ligase: MEYNFTDIEKKWQKKWVENKTYKVVTNKKKQKFYVLNMFPYPSGAGLHVGHPLGYIASDIYARYKRLKGFNVLNPMGYDAYGLPAEQYAIQTGQHPAITTEKNIARYREQLDKIGFCFDWDREVRTCDPQYYHWTQWAFQRMFESYYDYNEGKAKPISDLVRHFEEEGTLNLNIAQGEEITFSAGDWRSMSEKEQQETLMNYRIAYLGETMVNWCPGLGTVLANDEVVDGVSERGGYPVVQKKMKQWCLRVSAYAQRLLDGLETVSWSDSMKETQRNWIGRSEGTEVVFKSITPAQGKVIKSGFRKRIKSFWQKLIHIWTKIKSVLLSRPIKHSPCTPTNNKKTEHDITIFTTRADTMFGVTFMVLAPESELVPELTTDEQKAEVEEYLAYVKKRTERDRMTDRKVTGVFTGSYGINPFTGEKLPIYISEYVLSGYGTGAIMAVPAHDSRDYAFAKHFGLPIRPLIKGADVSEESFDAKEGIVINSPEKPIEGGFSLNGLTVKEAIAATKKYVTEQGLGKVKVNYRLRDAIFSRQRYWGEPFPVYYKDGMPYMVPADCLPLKLPSIDKFEPTETGEPPLGRAKIWAWNEQNKKVVDKVLIDNKTVFPLELNTMPGFAGSSAYYLRYMDPHNDKALVGKEADEYWQNVDLYVGGTEHATGHLIYSRFWNKFLYDYGYSCKEEPYERLVNQGMIQGRSNFVYRINSDDHSKAPVFVSYGLKEKYETTPIHVDVNIVHADVLDVEAFKAWRPEYENAEFILEDGKYICGWAVEKMSKSMFNVVNPDDIVAQYGADTLRLYEMFLGPVEASKPWDTNGIDGCFRFLKKFWKLYQQELNDNEPSKESLKSVHKLIKKVSGDIEQFSYNTAISAFMICVNELGQQKCKNRGLLRTLLILIAPFAPHIAEELWQHIGEKGSVCDAQWPTWNEAYLTENEVQLTISFNGKARFQMTFPTNASKEDIEKAALNDERSAKYIDGKTIVKVIVVPKKIVNIVCK; this comes from the coding sequence ATGGAATACAACTTCACAGACATTGAGAAGAAATGGCAGAAGAAATGGGTTGAAAACAAAACCTATAAGGTTGTTACAAATAAGAAAAAGCAGAAGTTCTACGTGCTGAATATGTTCCCCTATCCATCGGGAGCAGGGCTACACGTGGGGCACCCGCTCGGCTACATAGCCAGCGACATCTATGCACGCTACAAGCGTCTGAAGGGTTTCAACGTGTTAAATCCAATGGGTTACGATGCTTATGGATTGCCTGCCGAGCAGTATGCCATTCAAACAGGACAGCACCCAGCTATCACAACCGAAAAGAACATTGCACGATACCGCGAACAATTGGACAAAATAGGCTTTTGTTTCGACTGGGACCGCGAAGTGCGCACCTGCGACCCGCAGTACTATCATTGGACGCAGTGGGCATTTCAGCGTATGTTCGAGTCGTATTACGACTATAACGAGGGCAAGGCAAAACCCATTTCCGACCTCGTCCGACACTTTGAAGAAGAGGGAACACTCAACCTTAACATTGCGCAGGGCGAAGAAATAACCTTTTCGGCAGGCGATTGGAGAAGCATGAGCGAGAAGGAACAACAGGAGACGCTGATGAACTACCGCATTGCTTACCTCGGAGAAACCATGGTGAACTGGTGTCCAGGCTTAGGAACGGTGCTTGCAAACGACGAAGTTGTAGACGGAGTCAGCGAGCGTGGCGGCTATCCGGTAGTCCAGAAGAAGATGAAACAATGGTGTCTGCGTGTATCTGCTTATGCCCAGCGTTTGCTTGACGGCTTGGAAACGGTGAGCTGGTCGGACTCCATGAAAGAAACACAGCGCAACTGGATAGGCCGTTCAGAGGGTACAGAGGTTGTATTTAAAAGCATTACACCTGCTCAAGGAAAAGTGATTAAGTCTGGTTTTCGCAAAAGAATTAAGTCTTTTTGGCAAAAGTTGATTCATATTTGGACAAAAATCAAGTCAGTTTTATTATCTCGTCCTATAAAGCATAGCCCCTGTACGCCTACCAATAATAAAAAAACAGAACACGACATCACCATTTTCACAACACGTGCCGACACAATGTTTGGTGTAACCTTTATGGTGCTTGCACCCGAAAGCGAATTGGTTCCAGAGCTTACCACCGACGAACAGAAAGCAGAGGTGGAAGAATACTTGGCGTACGTGAAGAAACGAACCGAGCGCGACCGCATGACCGACCGCAAAGTTACGGGTGTTTTTACGGGTTCTTACGGCATCAACCCCTTTACAGGCGAGAAATTGCCTATCTATATATCAGAATACGTGCTTTCAGGCTATGGCACAGGTGCAATTATGGCAGTGCCTGCACACGACAGCCGCGACTATGCGTTTGCCAAACACTTTGGTCTTCCAATCCGTCCGCTTATCAAAGGGGCTGACGTTTCGGAAGAAAGCTTCGATGCCAAAGAAGGTATCGTCATCAACAGTCCCGAGAAACCAATTGAAGGAGGCTTCTCTCTGAATGGACTTACGGTGAAAGAAGCCATCGCTGCTACCAAGAAGTATGTTACCGAACAGGGGTTGGGCAAGGTGAAAGTGAACTATCGCCTGCGCGATGCCATCTTCTCTCGCCAGCGTTATTGGGGCGAACCCTTCCCAGTCTACTATAAAGACGGTATGCCTTACATGGTTCCAGCAGATTGTTTACCGCTCAAATTGCCTTCAATCGACAAGTTTGAACCAACCGAGACGGGCGAACCGCCATTGGGACGCGCCAAGATTTGGGCGTGGAACGAGCAGAACAAGAAGGTTGTAGACAAGGTATTGATAGACAACAAAACTGTTTTCCCATTGGAATTGAACACAATGCCGGGCTTTGCGGGCAGTTCTGCATACTACCTTCGCTATATGGATCCACACAATGACAAGGCTTTGGTGGGCAAGGAAGCCGACGAATACTGGCAGAACGTAGACCTTTATGTAGGCGGAACAGAGCATGCCACAGGACACTTGATATACAGCCGCTTCTGGAACAAGTTCCTTTACGACTACGGTTACAGCTGCAAGGAAGAGCCATACGAAAGGTTGGTGAACCAAGGAATGATACAAGGACGTTCCAACTTCGTATATCGCATCAATTCAGACGACCATTCCAAAGCTCCTGTATTCGTTAGTTATGGTTTGAAAGAAAAGTATGAAACAACGCCAATCCACGTAGATGTGAACATTGTTCATGCCGATGTGCTCGACGTTGAGGCTTTCAAGGCATGGCGACCGGAATACGAAAACGCCGAATTCATACTTGAAGACGGCAAATATATCTGCGGTTGGGCAGTAGAAAAGATGTCAAAATCGATGTTCAACGTTGTCAATCCAGACGACATTGTAGCGCAATATGGTGCCGATACCCTGCGTTTGTACGAAATGTTCCTTGGTCCTGTCGAAGCAAGCAAGCCTTGGGACACCAACGGTATCGACGGTTGTTTCCGCTTCCTGAAGAAGTTCTGGAAGCTGTATCAGCAGGAACTGAACGACAACGAGCCTTCAAAGGAATCGCTGAAGAGCGTGCATAAGCTCATTAAAAAGGTTTCGGGAGACATAGAACAGTTCTCTTACAACACTGCTATCTCTGCTTTCATGATTTGTGTGAACGAGTTGGGACAACAAAAGTGTAAAAATCGCGGCTTATTACGCACATTGCTCATACTGATAGCACCGTTTGCGCCACACATTGCCGAAGAACTTTGGCAGCATATTGGCGAGAAGGGCAGCGTCTGCGATGCTCAATGGCCTACTTGGAACGAGGCTTATTTAACCGAAAACGAGGTTCAACTGACCATTTCGTTCAACGGAAAGGCTCGTTTCCAAATGACTTTCCCCACCAATGCAAGCAAGGAAGACATAGAGAAAGCAGCCCTGAACGATGAGAGAAGTGCGAAATACATAGATGGAAAAACTATCGTGAAAGTGATAGTAGTACCCAAAAAGATTGTAAACATTGTTTGCAAATAA
- a CDS encoding YitT family protein has translation MTINQQLIRDEVKDYILLTLGLALYAAAFTVFLMPYEIVTGGVTGLSAIIYYATQFKLENTYMIINAALLGVALKILGLKFMMKTIYAIIVLYFMLKFAQELMPVDASGHFVKILGEDQKFMSLIVGCCITGTGMAMVFLNGGSMGGTDIVAACINKYKNISLGQVLMAVDICIIGSCMLFPQFGTYIERFHKVIFGLCTMFIECSVLDYIMNLRRQSVQFLIFSRKYEEIADAIMQERDRGITILDGHGWYTGKDVKVICLMAKRNESQSIFRIVKIIDPLAFVSQSSVIGVFGEGFDKIKANTKNAEKVLSQVYPNNELTTDSEK, from the coding sequence ATGACAATTAATCAGCAATTAATTAGAGACGAAGTAAAAGACTACATCTTATTGACCCTCGGTTTGGCTTTGTATGCAGCGGCATTCACAGTATTTCTTATGCCTTACGAGATTGTAACAGGTGGCGTAACGGGTTTATCGGCTATCATTTACTATGCAACACAGTTCAAACTCGAGAACACTTACATGATTATCAACGCCGCATTGCTGGGCGTTGCATTGAAAATCTTGGGTTTAAAGTTCATGATGAAGACTATCTACGCCATTATTGTGTTATATTTCATGCTGAAATTTGCACAGGAATTAATGCCCGTAGATGCGAGCGGACACTTCGTGAAGATATTGGGCGAAGACCAAAAGTTTATGTCGCTCATCGTGGGGTGCTGCATTACAGGCACAGGAATGGCTATGGTCTTTCTCAATGGTGGCAGCATGGGCGGCACGGACATTGTGGCAGCCTGCATAAACAAGTATAAAAACATTTCGTTGGGGCAGGTATTGATGGCTGTCGATATATGTATCATCGGCAGTTGTATGCTTTTCCCACAGTTTGGAACATACATTGAGCGTTTCCACAAAGTTATCTTCGGTCTTTGTACAATGTTTATTGAGTGCTCTGTATTAGATTATATAATGAACTTAAGACGCCAATCGGTGCAGTTTCTCATCTTTTCAAGGAAGTATGAAGAGATTGCCGACGCCATTATGCAAGAGCGCGACCGAGGCATAACCATACTCGACGGACACGGCTGGTACACCGGAAAGGACGTGAAAGTAATCTGCTTAATGGCAAAACGCAACGAAAGTCAGTCTATTTTCCGCATCGTTAAGATTATCGATCCGCTGGCATTTGTCAGTCAGAGTTCGGTAATAGGTGTATTTGGCGAAGGCTTCGACAAAATAAAAGCGAACACAAAGAATGCTGAAAAAGTGCTTTCGCAGGTCTATCCGAATAACGAATTAACAACAGATAGCGAAAAATAA
- a CDS encoding non-canonical purine NTP diphosphatase: protein MKIVFATNNKHKLSEIKDILGNDFDIVSLKDIGCDVDIPETAETLEGNASIKSYYIYDNYHLNCFADDTGLEVDALNGEPGVHSARYDEHTDHDSEANMRKLLRKLGDTTNRKAHFRTVVSLIIDGKEHQFEGKVEGHIATEKSGTEGFGYDPIFVPEGYDKSFAELGEDVKNQISHRARAVRKLAEYLKQL, encoded by the coding sequence ATGAAAATAGTATTTGCAACGAACAACAAACACAAGCTTTCCGAGATTAAAGACATTCTCGGCAACGACTTTGATATTGTGTCGTTAAAGGATATTGGCTGCGATGTGGACATACCCGAAACAGCCGAAACATTGGAAGGAAATGCAAGCATAAAGTCGTATTACATCTACGACAACTATCATTTGAATTGCTTTGCCGACGACACAGGACTTGAAGTAGATGCGCTTAACGGCGAACCGGGTGTGCATTCGGCACGCTATGACGAGCACACCGACCACGACAGCGAAGCCAATATGCGCAAACTGCTCCGTAAGTTGGGCGATACAACAAACAGAAAAGCCCACTTCCGCACAGTGGTTTCGTTGATTATCGACGGCAAGGAACATCAGTTTGAAGGCAAAGTAGAGGGGCATATCGCTACCGAAAAATCGGGAACGGAAGGCTTTGGCTACGACCCTATCTTTGTTCCAGAAGGCTACGACAAGAGTTTTGCCGAACTTGGAGAAGACGTTAAGAACCAAATTTCGCACCGAGCACGTGCCGTTCGCAAGCTCGCTGAATATCTAAAGCAACTGTAA
- a CDS encoding glycosyltransferase family 2 protein, translating into MSKSLSILLPTYNCICTALVGELQRQCVAEGADFEIIVADDASPDKRFIAENRAIARLDGVRYIERERNVGRSAIRNYLVSQSAKEWILFIDGDLSLNNAQFIHNYLQAEGDVVVGGISIVEDENRWGNNLRYRYEHASKETISAENRRKTPYQHLSTNFMAHRKLIGTTPYNEQIKHYGFEDVLLGKRFKALNAHVNHIDNPVLFDDFEMNAVFLRKTEEALRTLSIFQTELKGYSNLLEMAEKLHRMHTDRVVAWLYKLLHKPLKLNLKGNNPSVFLFNIYKLVYFLHYNSIRK; encoded by the coding sequence ATGAGTAAGAGTTTGTCCATTCTGCTGCCTACTTACAACTGCATTTGCACCGCACTTGTCGGTGAATTGCAGCGACAGTGTGTAGCAGAAGGGGCAGATTTCGAAATTATTGTAGCCGACGACGCATCGCCCGACAAACGGTTCATAGCCGAAAACAGAGCCATTGCGCGCCTCGATGGTGTGCGCTACATAGAGCGGGAACGCAACGTCGGTCGGTCGGCAATCCGCAATTACCTTGTCTCGCAATCGGCGAAAGAATGGATTTTATTCATCGACGGCGACCTTTCGCTCAACAATGCTCAATTCATACACAACTATCTGCAAGCCGAAGGCGACGTCGTAGTGGGCGGTATCAGCATTGTTGAAGACGAAAACAGATGGGGCAACAACCTCAGATACCGCTACGAGCACGCTTCAAAAGAAACTATCAGTGCCGAAAACCGAAGAAAAACACCTTATCAGCACCTCAGCACCAACTTTATGGCACACCGAAAGCTGATAGGCACAACCCCTTACAACGAGCAAATAAAGCACTACGGCTTTGAAGACGTGTTGCTTGGAAAACGCTTCAAAGCACTAAACGCACACGTAAACCACATTGACAACCCCGTTTTATTCGACGATTTTGAAATGAATGCGGTGTTCCTGCGCAAGACAGAAGAAGCATTGCGCACCCTTTCCATCTTCCAAACAGAGCTGAAAGGCTATTCAAACCTGTTGGAAATGGCTGAAAAGCTGCACAGAATGCACACCGACAGGGTAGTGGCGTGGCTTTATAAACTCCTGCATAAACCATTAAAACTCAACCTTAAAGGCAATAATCCGAGCGTTTTCTTGTTTAATATCTATAAGCTTGTTTATTTCTTACACTATAATTCGATAAGAAAATGA
- a CDS encoding T9SS type A sorting domain-containing protein gives MIKRTYILVLSCLLSILPLRSFGSGIGTWKNFLAYSNVQWIEKGGNVLYVLASNDLYAYNEKNNSIQTFDKVNGLNDIDIDFIAWNNVAKRLVIVYANQNIDLLTQKGEIISLPDYYRKAMTDNKKVNSLYTEGAYCYVSTGFGVLKINVGRAEISDTYNLGFNVDYTYIEGNYIYAASSERGLYRALLSDNLLDRNNWKRTGNFVAQSKTIAPELMEKVKPLLPGGPKYNRFFFMQYLNDRLYTTGGAFEPGAVGLNQAGTVQVLKKDEWTIFQDELDKITGYYYHDMNCLAVDPRNPEHVFVGGRAGLYEFLNGKLKKYFNKDNSLLRPTVYQGRELGNDYVPVQGLVFDRKNNLWILNSGTKTTSLLKLSPDGTMTDHSKPELMNKGLSLQVMRRPILDSRGLIWFVNSHYEAPGLFCYNPETDKLSVFHNFKNQDGSSIMVIQMRCVLEDAYQNLWIGTNVGPLRLTTEQMQNPSEAIFEQIKVPRNDGTNLADYLLAGVDISCMAIDGGGRKWFGTNGNGAYLISADNMKQVKHFLSSNSKLLSNNIESIAIDDKTGEVFFGTDKGLCSYMGDATKPSDNPGGDDTYAYPNPVRPDYKGLITVVGLAYNSDVKVVTTNGILVAQGTSNGGTFTWDGNDLNGKRVASGIYMVQTADQEGNNGTVCKIAIVN, from the coding sequence ATGATAAAAAGAACATATATACTTGTACTCTCTTGCTTGCTTTCCATACTTCCGCTCCGCAGTTTCGGCAGTGGCATAGGCACGTGGAAAAACTTTCTGGCATACAGCAATGTGCAGTGGATAGAGAAGGGTGGCAATGTGCTTTACGTACTTGCATCGAACGACCTCTATGCTTACAATGAAAAGAACAACAGCATTCAGACCTTCGACAAGGTAAACGGACTGAATGATATCGACATTGACTTCATCGCATGGAACAATGTTGCCAAACGCTTGGTTATCGTTTATGCCAACCAAAACATAGATTTGCTCACCCAGAAAGGCGAAATCATCAGTTTGCCCGACTATTACAGAAAGGCGATGACAGACAACAAGAAGGTAAACAGCCTTTATACCGAGGGGGCATACTGCTACGTTTCAACAGGATTTGGCGTGTTGAAGATAAACGTTGGCAGGGCTGAAATCAGCGATACCTACAATCTTGGCTTCAACGTAGACTATACTTACATCGAAGGAAACTATATTTACGCTGCAAGCAGCGAACGAGGACTCTACCGAGCCTTGCTTTCCGACAACCTATTGGATAGAAACAATTGGAAAAGAACAGGCAACTTTGTGGCACAAAGCAAAACCATTGCACCCGAACTGATGGAGAAAGTGAAGCCGTTACTGCCAGGTGGGCCCAAGTACAACCGCTTTTTCTTTATGCAATATCTTAACGACCGCCTCTATACAACGGGCGGAGCGTTCGAACCGGGCGCAGTAGGACTAAACCAGGCAGGCACCGTTCAGGTGTTGAAGAAAGACGAATGGACCATCTTCCAAGACGAATTGGACAAGATAACGGGCTACTACTATCACGATATGAACTGTTTGGCAGTAGACCCACGGAACCCCGAACACGTATTTGTGGGCGGACGAGCAGGCTTATACGAGTTTCTGAACGGCAAGTTAAAGAAGTATTTCAACAAAGACAACAGTCTTCTGCGCCCCACGGTTTATCAAGGCAGAGAGTTAGGCAACGACTATGTGCCAGTGCAAGGATTGGTTTTCGACCGCAAAAACAATTTGTGGATACTGAACAGCGGTACCAAAACAACTTCATTGCTGAAGCTTTCGCCCGACGGAACTATGACCGACCACTCTAAACCAGAGCTGATGAACAAGGGATTAAGCCTGCAAGTGATGCGCCGACCCATTCTCGACAGCCGCGGTTTAATATGGTTTGTAAACAGCCACTACGAAGCACCGGGCTTGTTCTGCTATAATCCTGAAACCGACAAGCTAAGCGTTTTCCATAATTTCAAGAACCAAGACGGCTCTTCCATTATGGTTATACAAATGCGTTGCGTGCTGGAAGATGCCTATCAGAACCTTTGGATAGGCACGAACGTAGGGCCGCTCCGACTCACTACCGAGCAGATGCAAAACCCTTCAGAGGCTATTTTCGAGCAGATAAAGGTGCCACGCAACGACGGAACAAACCTTGCCGACTACCTATTGGCAGGCGTAGACATTTCGTGTATGGCGATTGATGGCGGCGGACGCAAGTGGTTTGGCACGAATGGCAACGGTGCTTACCTCATCAGTGCCGACAATATGAAGCAGGTGAAACACTTCTTGAGCAGCAACAGCAAGCTCCTTTCAAACAACATAGAGAGCATTGCCATCGACGACAAGACGGGTGAAGTGTTCTTCGGAACAGACAAAGGACTTTGTTCGTATATGGGCGATGCAACAAAACCGTCTGACAATCCGGGCGGCGATGACACTTATGCCTATCCAAACCCCGTCCGCCCAGATTACAAAGGGCTGATAACGGTAGTTGGCTTAGCCTACAATTCCGACGTGAAAGTAGTTACCACCAACGGCATACTTGTGGCACAGGGCACGAGCAACGGCGGTACATTCACGTGGGACGGCAACGACTTAAACGGAAAACGTGTGGCATCGGGAATTTATATGGTGCAGACGGCTGACCAAGAAGGCAACAACGGAACAGTATGCAAGATAGCAATCGTGAACTAA
- a CDS encoding acyltransferase family protein: MQDSNRELTKPKRKHWIDLLRGFCMVAILLDHTEIYYTGDNIIGYNYYVANVLVAFFFLSGYLFYKETPFSLRHKLTYIARYLLLPYFLFTTFIAIPKAFAHDFDISDTLFSVLTGQASWFVAALIIAEIVFSTALWACKSKTWGLSILALAASAACYLLSTHCSDLYWQIENACMALPILCFGYFYHKWESVFHRFHNLSSSFFLFILLVIIKVYEHTQGITLLVEPIRINNWYVFVFDALVCTLFLVSLAKQLKSVAWLEWTGRRSLVYYFFSGGIPLIVSALLQRTDMGYSGHYHRVLLTFLLVYALTSIIAWAVYRYLGFIVQQPPKAADKA; the protein is encoded by the coding sequence ATGCAAGATAGCAATCGTGAACTAACGAAACCCAAGCGCAAACACTGGATAGACCTTTTGCGGGGTTTCTGTATGGTAGCTATATTGCTCGACCATACCGAAATATACTACACAGGCGACAACATCATCGGCTACAACTACTATGTAGCCAATGTGTTGGTCGCCTTTTTCTTTCTCTCAGGTTATCTTTTCTACAAGGAAACACCGTTTTCGCTACGCCATAAGCTCACCTACATCGCGCGCTACTTGCTATTGCCCTACTTCCTGTTCACCACTTTCATTGCCATTCCGAAGGCTTTCGCACACGATTTCGACATTTCCGACACCCTGTTCTCCGTCCTCACAGGGCAAGCATCGTGGTTTGTAGCTGCCCTCATCATTGCAGAAATCGTGTTTTCCACAGCATTATGGGCGTGCAAAAGCAAAACTTGGGGGTTGTCAATACTCGCCCTTGCAGCCTCAGCAGCTTGTTATCTTCTTTCCACACATTGTTCCGACCTTTATTGGCAAATAGAAAACGCCTGTATGGCACTGCCCATTCTCTGTTTTGGCTACTTCTACCACAAGTGGGAAAGCGTTTTCCACCGTTTCCACAACCTATCATCATCATTCTTTCTATTCATACTTTTAGTTATCATAAAAGTATATGAACATACGCAGGGCATAACTCTGCTTGTCGAACCCATACGCATAAACAATTGGTACGTATTTGTTTTCGACGCCCTTGTATGCACCCTGTTCCTCGTAAGTTTAGCCAAACAGCTGAAAAGCGTTGCTTGGTTGGAATGGACAGGACGCCGCAGCCTCGTCTACTACTTCTTTTCAGGCGGCATACCCCTCATTGTTTCCGCCCTGCTCCAACGCACCGATATGGGCTATTCGGGGCACTACCACCGTGTTCTCCTCACCTTCCTGCTCGTCTACGCCCTTACTTCCATCATTGCGTGGGCAGTCTACCGCTACTTAGGCTTTATTGTTCAACAGCCTCCAAAAGCAGCAGACAAAGCGTAA
- a CDS encoding IS1380 family transposase, with protein sequence MTKVAIKNENITSFGGMYHIMDVFSKLGFEKLTESVLGRRGSSGKAFSHGSIFGSLFFSYLCGGECLEDINALIGQFKQRPDTLLPGADTVGRGLKELAEENIIYKSETSGKSYSFNTAEKLNTLLLRMIRRMGLIKAGSHVDLDFDHQFIPSRKFDAKYSYKQDHGYFPGWASIGGIIVGGENRDGNTNVKFHQEDTLRRIMDRVTSELGVVIEHFRADCGSFSKEIIQTVEPRCNTFYIRAANCGSRCEDFRQLEEWKSVEVGYERCDVTSVSMDDLIEGKSYRLVVQRTPLKDKHGREQTDMFGVIYTYRCILTNNRTSTEKDIITFYNERGASEKNFDIQNNDFGWAHLPFSFMAENMVFMMVTAMLKNFYLYLVRHISEKVKPLKKTSRLKAFILHFVSVPAKWVRTGRRNVLNLYTNKAYYSEVFLE encoded by the coding sequence ATGACAAAGGTAGCAATTAAAAACGAGAATATCACTTCTTTCGGAGGAATGTATCACATTATGGATGTTTTTTCAAAGTTGGGCTTTGAAAAACTTACCGAATCCGTGTTGGGCAGACGCGGAAGCAGTGGCAAGGCATTCAGCCATGGAAGCATTTTCGGCTCTCTCTTCTTCAGTTACCTTTGTGGTGGAGAATGCCTTGAGGACATCAATGCGCTTATAGGGCAGTTCAAGCAGAGGCCTGACACGCTATTACCCGGTGCCGACACCGTGGGACGTGGACTGAAGGAGCTTGCCGAAGAGAACATTATCTACAAGAGCGAGACATCAGGCAAGTCTTATAGTTTCAATACTGCAGAGAAGCTGAACACCTTACTTTTACGGATGATACGTAGAATGGGGCTTATAAAGGCGGGCAGTCATGTTGACTTGGACTTTGACCACCAGTTTATTCCATCCCGCAAGTTCGATGCAAAGTATTCCTACAAGCAGGATCATGGTTATTTCCCAGGCTGGGCTTCCATCGGGGGCATCATAGTCGGAGGTGAGAACCGTGACGGGAACACCAATGTGAAATTCCATCAGGAGGACACGCTCCGTCGCATTATGGACCGTGTGACCTCCGAACTTGGTGTTGTGATAGAGCATTTCCGTGCCGACTGCGGGTCGTTCTCGAAGGAAATCATCCAGACCGTAGAGCCGCGCTGCAACACGTTCTATATACGTGCTGCCAACTGCGGCAGCCGGTGTGAGGACTTCCGCCAGCTGGAAGAATGGAAGAGCGTTGAGGTTGGTTATGAGAGGTGCGATGTCACCTCCGTCAGCATGGACGACCTCATCGAAGGAAAGTCATACAGGCTTGTCGTACAGCGTACTCCCTTGAAAGACAAGCACGGCAGGGAACAGACGGATATGTTCGGAGTGATATACACATACCGCTGTATCCTTACCAACAACCGGACATCTACCGAGAAGGACATCATTACATTCTACAATGAACGTGGAGCGAGCGAAAAGAACTTCGACATACAGAACAATGACTTCGGCTGGGCACATCTGCCATTTTCCTTTATGGCTGAGAACATGGTTTTCATGATGGTTACCGCCATGCTGAAAAACTTCTATCTCTATCTCGTCCGTCATATCAGCGAGAAGGTCAAGCCATTGAAAAAGACAAGCAGGCTGAAAGCCTTTATCCTGCATTTTGTCAGTGTACCAGCAAAATGGGTACGAACAGGAAGGCGGAACGTTCTGAACCTATATACAAATAAAGCATACTACTCTGAGGTATTCCTTGAATAA
- a CDS encoding DUF6707 family protein, translating into MKTIFNVIASNLANKMPFKSLFEELGDANINAEQKLKYLMFAAYCFYFDGDITHTKEILSDLVNCSFDGDYNKWTWIEGAIMLQLYLDNFNNIELKNKVLATLDYGNDELKNKIKKKAFARRSNGLLLHTDEKSSLVNNKEVDFLKLTPYFSELIFIKSFGNGDKFTEEELMIDLSSLEKEVKSVISQYK; encoded by the coding sequence ATGAAAACAATCTTTAATGTCATCGCTTCTAATTTAGCTAATAAGATGCCTTTTAAGTCTCTTTTTGAGGAACTTGGAGATGCAAATATAAATGCAGAACAAAAGTTGAAATATCTGATGTTTGCAGCTTATTGTTTTTACTTTGATGGTGATATAACACACACGAAAGAAATTCTATCTGATTTAGTAAATTGCAGTTTTGATGGTGATTATAATAAATGGACTTGGATAGAAGGAGCCATTATGCTACAGCTGTATCTTGATAACTTTAATAATATAGAATTAAAGAATAAAGTTTTGGCAACCTTAGATTATGGCAACGATGAGTTGAAAAATAAAATTAAGAAAAAGGCTTTTGCCAGAAGAAGCAATGGACTTTTATTGCATACAGACGAAAAGTCTTCTTTAGTAAACAATAAAGAAGTTGACTTTTTAAAACTAACACCCTATTTCAGTGAACTTATTTTTATAAAGTCATTTGGAAATGGAGATAAATTTACTGAAGAAGAATTGATGATTGACCTTAGTTCCTTAGAGAAGGAAGTTAAATCTGTAATATCACAATATAAATAA